The Sulfuriferula thiophila genome window below encodes:
- a CDS encoding ExeA family protein, which translates to MYLEHFGLREYPFTLTPDTSYFLANSHHQAALNTLLVAISTGEGFIKITGEVGTGKTLLCRQFLAHIEHINATQPTPQFVTAYIPNPYLTPHSLMLALAEELGFSPAANIEQHQLLKSITQALLACANQGQQVILCLDEAQAMPIETLEALRLLTNLETEKRKLLQIILLGQPELDQKLQHHSIRQLNQRISFHYQLGTLNLAELGQYVAHRLHTAGYQGPPVFTRRALQALHHASGGIPRLINILAHKAMMLSFGTGEYQIGARQISIAAEDTEAAQQIVHYRYYLAIAFIMLATGFGWVILK; encoded by the coding sequence ATGTACCTTGAACACTTCGGCTTGCGCGAGTATCCGTTTACCCTCACCCCGGATACCAGTTACTTTTTAGCCAACAGCCACCATCAGGCGGCGTTGAATACCTTGCTGGTTGCCATCAGCACCGGCGAGGGCTTCATCAAGATCACCGGTGAAGTTGGGACCGGAAAAACCTTACTGTGCCGCCAATTTCTGGCTCACATCGAGCATATCAACGCCACGCAACCCACCCCGCAATTTGTCACCGCATACATTCCAAACCCCTATCTGACGCCGCACAGCCTGATGCTGGCGCTCGCCGAAGAGCTAGGCTTCAGCCCGGCAGCCAATATCGAGCAACACCAGCTGCTCAAATCCATTACGCAAGCGCTGCTGGCCTGCGCCAATCAGGGTCAGCAGGTCATACTGTGTCTGGATGAGGCTCAGGCCATGCCCATCGAAACGCTGGAAGCGCTGCGCCTGCTCACCAATCTGGAAACCGAAAAACGCAAATTGCTGCAAATCATCCTGCTCGGACAGCCTGAACTGGATCAGAAATTACAGCACCACAGCATACGCCAACTGAATCAGCGTATCAGCTTCCACTATCAGCTAGGCACGCTCAACCTCGCTGAACTAGGACAATATGTGGCGCATCGCCTGCACACTGCCGGCTATCAGGGCCCACCTGTGTTCACTCGACGAGCCTTGCAGGCCCTGCATCATGCCAGTGGCGGCATACCCCGTCTGATCAACATCCTCGCCCATAAAGCCATGATGCTGAGCTTCGGCACTGGCGAGTATCAAATCGGCGCAAGGCAGATCAGCATCGCTGCCGAGGACACTGAAGCCGCACAGCAAATCGTACATTACCGGTATTACCTGGCGATCGCCTTCATCATGCTCGCTACCGGATTTGGATGGGTCATACTTAAATGA
- the mshL gene encoding pilus (MSHA type) biogenesis protein MshL codes for MNTRRSLTPTRYLSGLLAVLVLNLTGCAALQPKADNTQAHINTELDQAAASSKTPLKMQPAAVNAALLPPLQIALPKAAKPIEQRFDLVINNAPASQVFMGIVSGTPYSMLIPPDLTGNLSVNLKNVTVFEALDAIRELYGYDYKVDGSRIFIQPMTMQTRVFKLNYIAGHRKGSSDIRVTSGSVSDGPITPGAVPGAIPTTTPGAANSRAIETSKITTSIETDFWGDLKTSLSTIIGDKDGRNVVVNPQSGVLLIHAMPVEIHQVENYLKAMQLAVDRQVMLEAKIIEVQLNDGFQTGINWAAFNRNGQSRFSVGADPASFGVPGGTPVANSTLASIFSAGMSTAINTSAGLLNVAAQSDNFAALLNFLDTQGTARVLSSPRIATLNNQMAILKVGTDEFFVTNVTSTVTSTGSATNTATPNVTLRPFFSGIALDVTPQISDEGLITLHIHPSVSNVTEKNKVINLGQSLGTLTLPLASSTISETDSVVRVQDGSIVAIGGLMREASTDDKTEVPGLGSVPLLGSLFKHTNRISQKRELVILLKTTVVKGGSDWTQDVLQSRERIQNMQRGGS; via the coding sequence ATGAACACACGCCGCTCACTTACCCCTACCCGTTACTTATCCGGTTTACTGGCTGTACTGGTGCTCAATCTGACCGGCTGCGCCGCACTGCAACCCAAAGCCGATAACACTCAGGCACACATCAACACTGAGTTGGACCAAGCTGCTGCCTCAAGCAAAACCCCGTTAAAAATGCAGCCTGCGGCCGTAAATGCGGCCTTATTACCGCCTTTGCAAATTGCCTTGCCGAAAGCAGCCAAGCCGATAGAACAACGATTTGATCTGGTTATCAACAATGCGCCTGCCAGCCAGGTGTTCATGGGCATTGTCTCCGGCACGCCTTACAGCATGCTGATCCCGCCTGATCTGACCGGGAATTTGTCCGTCAATCTTAAAAACGTGACGGTGTTTGAAGCACTGGATGCCATCCGCGAGCTTTACGGCTATGATTACAAAGTGGACGGCAGCCGCATTTTCATCCAGCCGATGACCATGCAGACCCGGGTGTTCAAGCTCAATTACATTGCCGGCCACCGCAAGGGCAGCTCTGACATCCGCGTGACTTCAGGCTCTGTCAGTGACGGCCCCATCACACCGGGAGCAGTACCCGGCGCGATCCCCACCACAACACCGGGCGCAGCTAACAGCCGCGCAATCGAAACCAGTAAAATTACCACCTCGATCGAAACTGATTTCTGGGGCGACCTCAAAACCTCGTTATCTACCATTATCGGCGATAAAGATGGCCGCAATGTGGTGGTCAATCCGCAATCAGGTGTCCTGCTGATCCACGCCATGCCGGTGGAAATTCACCAGGTGGAAAACTACCTTAAAGCCATGCAACTGGCCGTTGACCGCCAGGTCATGCTCGAAGCAAAAATTATCGAAGTGCAGTTGAATGATGGTTTTCAAACCGGCATTAACTGGGCAGCATTCAACCGCAACGGACAAAGCCGATTCTCGGTGGGTGCCGATCCCGCTAGTTTTGGCGTACCCGGTGGCACACCCGTCGCCAATAGCACGCTGGCCAGCATATTCTCTGCCGGCATGTCCACTGCCATCAACACCAGCGCGGGCTTGCTTAATGTGGCCGCACAATCCGATAACTTTGCTGCTTTACTGAATTTCCTCGATACCCAGGGCACAGCCCGTGTGCTTTCCAGCCCGCGCATAGCTACCTTGAATAACCAGATGGCGATACTGAAAGTCGGTACTGACGAATTCTTCGTCACCAATGTCACCTCCACGGTAACCAGTACCGGCAGTGCAACCAATACGGCCACGCCGAATGTGACACTGCGCCCGTTCTTCTCAGGTATCGCGCTGGATGTGACCCCGCAAATCTCGGATGAAGGTCTTATCACCCTGCACATTCATCCTTCGGTGAGCAATGTGACCGAAAAAAATAAAGTGATAAACCTCGGCCAGTCGTTGGGCACGTTGACGCTACCACTGGCATCCAGCACCATCTCCGAAACCGACAGCGTGGTGCGGGTGCAGGACGGCAGCATCGTGGCCATCGGCGGCCTGATGCGCGAAGCCAGCACCGATGACAAAACCGAAGTGCCGGGACTGGGCAGCGTACCGTTACTCGGCTCGCTGTTCAAACATACCAATCGTATTTCGCAAAAGCGCGAACTGGTGATCCTGCTTAAGACCACAGTGGTTAAGGGCGGCAGCGACTGGACCCAGGATGTATTACAAAGCCGCGAGCGCATCCAGAACATGCAACGCGGTGGCAGCTGA